In a single window of the Hippoglossus hippoglossus isolate fHipHip1 chromosome 7, fHipHip1.pri, whole genome shotgun sequence genome:
- the hoxc13a gene encoding homeobox protein Hox-C13a gives MTTSLVLHPRWADTLMYVYEKSPNENSQNKSQTMEGLSGNCPATHCRDLMSHPALGRHSGSIATHQGSVYSDISSPDTGRQCPAPQTSSSASLSYGYPFGNPYYGCRLSHSHNVNLQQKPCSYHPAEKYAEPSTALPTEELSSRAKEFAFYPSFASSYQAVPGYLDVSVVPGISHPEPRHDALIPMEGYQHWALSNGWDGQVYCSKEQTQSAHLWKSPFPDVVPLQPEVSSYRRGRKKRVPYTKLQLKELEKEYAASKFITKDKRRRISATTNLSERQVTIWFQNRRVKEKKFVSKSKSNHMHTT, from the exons ATGACGACTTCGCTGGTTCTGCATCCACGCTGGGCGGACACCTTGATGTACGTTTATGAAAAAAGCCCGAATGAAAACAGCCAGAATAAAAGCCAAACAATGGAGGGACTAAGCGGTAATTGCCCTGCGACCCACTGCAGGGACCTGATGTCGCACCCCGCGCTGGGACGACACTCTGGCAGCATCGCGACCCACCAGGGCTCCGTCTACTCGGATATTTCCTCTCCGGACACCGGCCGACAGTGTCCCGCTCCGCAGACATCCTCCAGCGCCTCCTTGAGCTACGGCTACCCCTTCGGAAATCCGTATTACGGCTGTAGATTGTCTCACTCGCACAACGTGAACTTGCAGCAGAAGCCCTGCTCGTACCACCCGGCAGAAAAATATGCCGAGCCCAGCACAGCGCTGCCCACGGAAGAACTGTCCAGCAGGGCGAAAGAGTTTGCCTTCTACCCGAGTTTCGCCAGCTCGTATCAGGCTGTCCCTGGATATCTCGACGTGTCGGTGGTGCCGGGTATCAGCCACCCTGAACCGCGGCACGACGCCCTGATCCCCATGGAGGGCTACCAGCACTGGGCTCTCTCCAATGGCTGGGATGGGCAGGTGTACTGCTCCAAAGAGCAAACACAGTCAGCCCATCTCTGGAAATCACCTTTCCCAg ATGTGGTTCCACTGCAGCCCGAGGTCAGCAGCTACCGTCGTGGGCGTAAGAAGCGGGTCCCATACACCAAGCTccagctgaaggagctggagaaggagtaTGCAGCCAGCAAATTCATCACCAAAGACAAGAGAAGGCGCATCTCGGCCACCACCAACCTCTCGGAGCGCCAGGTCACCATCTGGTTCCAGAACCGGCGAGTCAAGGAGAAGAAATTTGTCAGTAAATCCAAGAGCAATCACATGCACACCACTTGA